The window TAACTCACGCGTTCAAAACACTTATAGAAACTAGTGCCAACACTTTAGCAGGCAATACTCCTATAGAAACCAACAGCGACAATAATGATTGCCCTGCTGACTATGAAATGGAGTATAAACCAGATACCGATTCCAAAATTGACATACAATACGACACTCTACAACCATCTCCCATAGAAACATACCAACCCAAATCATTACCAAAATCTTACAAACTCAAACCCATAGTGCCTGTGAAACGAGACAGACGTAGAATGATAATAAAAAGAGTGAGTAACATAGAAAGGCAACTCTATTGTGTTGAATGTAAAGCTGAATTTAATTGTAACAAGTCTCTTATGGACCACTGTACTGACAATCACCCTGTAAGATCTACAACGGGCAGAGATTGCCAATATTGCGAAGAAAAATTTGAAGACTTCAAAGAACTAGTTATACATCGCAAACTCCACTTAAAACCTTATTTATGTATGACATGCTGGAGTGGATTTTATACAGAAAATGAATATACAACGCACAAATGTCAACCGAATCAGAATAGAAGACGAAAGGATACTGAAAAAGTTTTACAGCAATGTGACCAATGTGGCAAGTCCTACCCGCCAGGGTATATTAAGGTTCACATGATGACTCATGGCAATGAACTCAAATACAGTTGTAAATATTGTCCGAAGAAGTTCAAAGTGGCTAATGGACTTAATTCGCACATTCTTTGGAATCATAAGAGAACTCGCGATCATAAATGCGACGTTTGCGGTGCTACATTCATTTCAGCCAGTGCAAGAAGCACACATATACGTAAAAACCATTTAAAGGAGAAAAAATACGGATGTGAAAGTTGTGCCAAACGTTTCTTCTCGAAATCTGAATTGCAACGTCATATGTTGACACATACGGGTGTGAAAAACTTCCACTGCCATCTGTGTGATAAATCTTACCAAACTAGATATGGATTGAATGTTCATTTGAAATCACATGCACATTTGAGCATAAATGTACttggtttataaataattaaaaaataaaacaaattgatcTCATGATATTCAATGAAAAATTATTAAGATgtctctgattacttgtggttttGCCCAAACAAAAGAGAAGGATAGGGTGACTTTGGTAGATACAATatttacacttctcatcaaaaagtTACAAGAACACAAATACAAGAAGTTAAAGTTAGGGAAACAAAAAACACCTTTAC is drawn from Pectinophora gossypiella chromosome 7, ilPecGoss1.1, whole genome shotgun sequence and contains these coding sequences:
- the LOC126368442 gene encoding zinc finger protein 700-like — translated: MSFKDRCRTCLGKSNEMRHVHASIIISEQEIRLSDILYNFYSYQVSQEPDYPENICINCVHQLTLTHAFKTLIETSANTLAGNTPIETNSDNNDCPADYEMEYKPDTDSKIDIQYDTLQPSPIETYQPKSLPKSYKLKPIVPVKRDRRRMIIKRVSNIERQLYCVECKAEFNCNKSLMDHCTDNHPVRSTTGRDCQYCEEKFEDFKELVIHRKLHLKPYLCMTCWSGFYTENEYTTHKCQPNQNRRRKDTEKVLQQCDQCGKSYPPGYIKVHMMTHGNELKYSCKYCPKKFKVANGLNSHILWNHKRTRDHKCDVCGATFISASARSTHIRKNHLKEKKYGCESCAKRFFSKSELQRHMLTHTGVKNFHCHLCDKSYQTRYGLNVHLKSHAHLSINVLGL